Proteins encoded within one genomic window of Salmo trutta chromosome 11, fSalTru1.1, whole genome shotgun sequence:
- the LOC115202216 gene encoding F-box/WD repeat-containing protein 7-like — translation MNQDLLSGGSRRGLGGRRGGPGAQRGNASSSARTPQGQQPGEEADEEEHMNRVVEDQEHQQSRVQPAASAGGEGVEEPWTSRENGPRGDGEEEDGGVPNEVNGGGTKGGRWMWEAERRQQGGDDEEEEEEENNSGSQQGEEEEEERTEGGERTGREEEEDEEEMDQDSDDFEHSEESGREEEEEEEDGLHSPSLRSDASVPNNNLDQSSGCQHQSSPIKKKL, via the exons ATGAACCAGGATCTGCTGTCGGGGGGCAGCAGGCGGGGCCTGGGGGGCCGGCGAGGGGGCCCGGGGGCCCAGCGAGGTAACGCCTCCTCCTCGGCCCGGACGCCCCAGGGCCAGCAGCCTGGAGAGGAGGCCGACGAGGAGGAGCACATGAACCGGGTGGTGGAGGACCAAGAACACCAGCAGTCCAGAGTCCAGCCTGCGGCCTCGGCAGGGGGGGAAGGAGTGGAAGAGCCGTGGACCTCCAGGGAGAATGGACCCCGGGGAgacggagaggaggaggatggaggagtacCCAACGAGGTGAACGGAGGAGGGACCAAGGGCGGCCGGTGGATGTGGGAGGCGGAGCGACGGCAACAGGGGGGggatgacgaggaggaggaggaagaggagaacaaCAGTGGCAGccagcagggagaggaggaggaggaggaaaggacagagggaggagagagaacggggagggaggaggaggaggacgaggaggagatgGACCAGGACAGTGATGACTTTGAGCATTCggaggagagcgggagggaggaggaggaggaggaggaggacggccTCCACTCACCCTCCCTCAGGAGTGATGCGTCTGTCCCCAACAACAACCTGGACCAGTCCTCGGGATGCCAACACCAAAGCTCACCCATCAAGAAGAAG CTCTAG